DNA from Prunus persica cultivar Lovell chromosome G6, Prunus_persica_NCBIv2, whole genome shotgun sequence:
CTGTTCacgatttttatttattcagttTTCTGGACTTGTTTTAGCTTACAAATGGATCCTTGAAAACTACATGATCTAATTCATTTCTTGACAACCGaacataatattttggaaatCTTGGAAGTGTTCTGGAAAAAGCTTCATACAACATATCTGGTCTCACAGTGGTCAAAATTTATCATACACCGCAATTAACTTTAgtacaaatattttaattttaacatttgaaacttgaaatttcattttcaccaTTCTTACATGTAGAATTCGTGCTCCTGTTAGTCAGATTATTCATGagatcttttttgtttattgttgTGTTTTATTTCCCAAGTATAATTGGGTCTTTAAAATAAGTATGCATCTTGCTGACATGGGTTTACAAATTTCCAGCATTGTATGTGAATAGCGAAAGTACTGTTTCCACTCCCACGCCTGAGATAAAGAAGATATACATTCATCCTCCCAGTGCTGCTCGCATAATGCTTCCAGATGGAAGATACATAGCATACAAGGAGCAAGGTGTTCCAGCAGACAGAGCTAGATTTTCAATCATTGCTCCACATTCTTTCCTATCATCCCGGCTTGCAGGTCCTATATTTTAGATGTTTATCTGCTTCACTACCCTTTTTGTTTAATGCACAATGCACTTTCTTAGTTTTGTTCGTATCATTCTTTTGAAAATTAGGAATACCTGGACTTAAGGCTTCTCTATTGGAAGAGTTTGGCATTCGCTTATTGTCATATGATCTTCCTGGTTTTGGAGAAAGTGATCCTCATCCCAACAGAAATCTCGAATCTTCTGCAATGGATATGTTGCTCTTAGCTGATGCTGTTGGTATTAATGACAAGTTTTGGGTTGTGGGATACTCGAGCGGAAGCATGCATGCCTGGGCAGCACTCAGATACATTCCTGATAGACTTGCAGGTATCAATGTCTCTCTTCTATAGAATGTTTCTATGACAACACTTTTTTCCAAGTATTGCAAATGTTTGCACAAAAAAATTAGCAAAGAAGAGGTAAAAATATGGGCACACTGTACTTTGATTCTTCGAGTGTCATCGCTTCGAAGGAATATCTGTGCTGGTAGTCTCATCTCAAGTACTATTTATTATGGTAATGACCTTGAGTTTTTTGCAATGTAGCCTgaaatttatgattttcatgCAAGAAGTAATAGCTTGAAGATTTCTACGTTTACCTGGGTGAGATGTTGCTAGGTTTTTGTAACCAACATTAACATCTAATAGCCTGATCTGGCAAGAAGCCAattcctatatggatgataaaTCTTTGATTAAACTGATATTTTATGTTGATTAAACTTATAGGTGTGTTCTACAAGATTTTATGATCATTTAGAATTTTATCTGGTAACAAAATTTTGATGCCTCTCATGTACTgtaatgaataaaatattttggaggaaattaggATCTCTGCTGTATTTTGTCCAAAAGCATTTTTTCATGATCCATAGCGGTCTAACTTGCAGGTGCTGCCATGTTTGCTCCAATGGTTAATCCATATGATTCAATCATGACTAGGGAAGAGAGACGTAGAACCTGGGAGAAGTGGGCGCGAAGCAGAAAATTTTTGTACTTTTTAGCTAGGAGGTTTCCTAGATTTCTTTCGTACTTCTATCACAGAAGCTTCTTATCTGGAAAGCATGGCCAAATTGATAAATGGCTGTCATTGTCACTGGGAAGGAGGGTGAGGACATTATCATCATTCTGTTTACAGATGGGAACATTTGGAAATTTGGCAACtagattttaaattattacaCCAACTCATAAGTTCCTCTTATATGTAACTACGTATATGGACACGTAATCTGATCTTGGAGTTCTTAAAttgtaacaatgaagaaataATATCAAGGTTGATCTCTGACACGTCGCAGTGCAGTATTCTAAAAATGTACCAAAGTTCATCTACAGTTGttcatccaattttttttaaaacatctTCTCCTGGTAGATCTGGAATATAATGCATAGATAATTTGTTAGAAGCTTGGTTTGCATGTCATTCTAATTCCATAGTTTGGCTCTCGTTTCTCTGTGTTTTACTTTAGGAATCATTGAATGATCACAACGAGACTATTATTTAACCTTACCTGTATGAATTCTCATtgaatgtttttgttgttgctgagATTCTCCAGGACAAAGCTTTAATTGAGGACCCAATCTATGAAGAGTTCTGGCAAAGGGATTTGGAAGAATCAATTAGGCAGGGAAATGTGAAACCGTTCGTGGAGGAAGCTGTTTTGCAAGTGTCGAACTGGGGTTTCAGCCTTGCAGACCTCAAATTGCAGAAGAAACAACAGGGGAAAGGCGTGCTCAATTGGCTTAAGTTTGTGCTCAGCGCAGCTCAGGAGGAATACATTGGCTTCCTTGGCCCAATACACATATGGCAGGTCAGAAGCATCTCCATTGTAACATTTTTGTTTCAGCTAATCAATTATTTACTGCTAAGATACTAGCAATATTTTGCAAGAAGACCAGGTTAAATGTTGAGTAGAATTGTAGAAAAACCAAATCAGCCATTTGACAGGGATTATTCTGATTGAGTTTCTTCCCCTCATGCTAATTTAAAACGTTACACTACAAGACAACTTTCGCTAAGTTTGTCAAGAACAGATTTCTGCTAACATACTCTTAGACAGATTGCTGGAGATAGTTTCCTTGTAACCACAATGAATCTCAAAGCAGTAAATGGCTTCAGTCAAATTACACAGAGGCCCTTATTATTGCTTATCTGAGGTATCAATTTTCTGTGAAATCAGATAGTAATTAAGACCATTTTCCTCCAATGTTTGACAGGGGATGGATGATAAGGTGGTCCCACCGTCAATGACTGATTTCGTGCACCGGATTTTACCAGGAGTTGCAGTACATAAGCTCCCATATGAGGGCCATTTCACCTATATCTACTTCTGTGATGAATGCCATCGACAGATATTCACTACACTCTTTGGAACACCCCAAGGGGCACTGGACATTACAATAGAAGTGGATCAAAGTACTCTTGAAGGTAATACTGAAGAACAGAAAGAAGTAGCACTTGGTGATTCTGTTCCGGCACAGGCCGAGACATGATTTATTCTAAGTTTACGTCAGAGGTACAATGTATATACCATAGGTCGCTACGTTACTCGTAGCgtggaaaaaaacaaagaaagggaaaaaaaaaaaaaaagaagaaagaaaagttaaaCATCATGTTAGTTCTCTTGTTTAAAGTTTTGAGCTGTTTatctcaaaacaaaataaaacaaaaaaagttttgaGCTGTTATAGGGGTTCCCAGGTGGAGTATGACCTTTGGAGTAAGTGTTGTCCAGAACAATAATATACAAAGAAATCCAATCATTCTGATTTTCAATTATTGATTGAGTTTGGTGATTGAACTTCACGCAAAGAAATAACTTCTCTTATGTGACCCAACTAATCATATTTGGGTTATTTTGGTCATAATGGGCTTGACAATTTGTGAGCCTTTACGTTTGAAGACCGTGCATTTAGTCAAGTCGAGTTTCTCTACATCTAGATCGTTTTGAAAtttcgttttaaattttatgtattttttatttttgtttcttttaaattcattatatatttttatgttatttggCCATATGGGGTAAAAATTTTGTCCATGTCAGCAAAGAACGAACACATAAGTGCCACCTAGGCAAACTTAACcctaactaattaattaattaattagtagaGTTATTTTGGCCAAGTACGCCTCACCCTCAACCCTAAACCGTCGATCAACTCATTCTAAAGCCTTAGGATCCAACGCAACCCTCTGGGCTCTTCACCTTCAAGCTTCAATTTTGcattagagcacttccaccccAAAGGGCAAGGACAAGgtaaaggcaaggcaaggtttgtcactattcatgtgaatagtggca
Protein-coding regions in this window:
- the LOC18775555 gene encoding uncharacterized protein LOC18775555, whose product is MSGPDSGPEFSAGRPRPWRPDDLLNANSNTERAAYGVVPGVVGANASQPVPPETVGGLVREFSKAAAEMAVEFGKGCRDIVRQSLGNRDSVLVRSFGKVRDSYLGKIVTRLRGKLRFINEYLPEDKEPLHAWSVIVFVSFLAFAALYVNSESTVSTPTPEIKKIYIHPPSAARIMLPDGRYIAYKEQGVPADRARFSIIAPHSFLSSRLAGIPGLKASLLEEFGIRLLSYDLPGFGESDPHPNRNLESSAMDMLLLADAVGINDKFWVVGYSSGSMHAWAALRYIPDRLAGAAMFAPMVNPYDSIMTREERRRTWEKWARSRKFLYFLARRFPRFLSYFYHRSFLSGKHGQIDKWLSLSLGRRDKALIEDPIYEEFWQRDLEESIRQGNVKPFVEEAVLQVSNWGFSLADLKLQKKQQGKGVLNWLKFVLSAAQEEYIGFLGPIHIWQGMDDKVVPPSMTDFVHRILPGVAVHKLPYEGHFTYIYFCDECHRQIFTTLFGTPQGALDITIEVDQSTLEGNTEEQKEVALGDSVPAQAET